In Pararge aegeria chromosome 5, ilParAegt1.1, whole genome shotgun sequence, one DNA window encodes the following:
- the LOC120624143 gene encoding uncharacterized protein LOC120624143 — translation MDNLHSIEHSISALTEHFNARMADFQRIIQTSIPATSPSSNVAAQFAAFRVFVLTSLESLQLQVQVLSKQYDIMETRSRRKMLLVHGVSEVQKENVSSAVMKVLSSHLGLPELTVSKLSYCKRLGQPKDGKARAILIKFSDLSVRNEVWSLKTRLKGTGVTISEFLTKERHDAFQAARQKFGVSQCWTRDGTIIVLGSDGKRHRVFTVADVKVIISKLDNVSMPTTSATADQASAVAGHSSVVHSNSAVPAPRSTRPQAEKARRAVRK, via the coding sequence ATGGATAATCTACATTCTATTGAACACTCAATTTCTGCACTAACAGAACACTTTAATGCGCGTATGGCTGACTTTCAACGAATAATTCAGACATCAATTCCTGCCACAAGTCCATCTTCAAATGTTGCTGCACAGTTTGCTGCATTTAGAGTGTTTGTTCTGACATCGCTTGAGAGTCTGCAACTACAAGTCCAGGTACTGTCAAAACAGTATGACATAATGGAGACACGGAGTAGAAGGAAAATGCTGTTGGTTCACGGTGTGTCCGAGGTGCAGAAAGAAAATGTGTCCTCTGCAGTTATGAAAGTATTGTCCAGTCATCTTGGCCTGCCAGAACTCACAGTATCCAAGCTCAGTTATTGTAAGCGCTTGGGTCAGCCTAAGGATGGCAAGGCTCGGGCCATATTGATAAAATTCAGTGACTTATCAGTTAGAAATGAAGTCTGGTCCTTGAAAACTCGGTTAAAAGGCACCGGGGTCACTATATCTGAGTTCTTGACAAAGGAGCGACACGATGCATTTCAGGCTGCAAGGCAAAAGTTTGGTGTTTCTCAATGTTGGACAAGGGATGGAACCATTATAGTTCTTGGTTCTGATGGTAAACGTCATAGGGTCTTCACAGTTGCAGATGTCAAAGTGATCATATCAAAACTAGATAATGTCTCGATGCCTACCACTTCTGCCACTGCGGATCAAGCAAGTGCTGTGGCTGGTCACTCTAGTGTTGTGCACTCAAATTCTGCAGTTCCTGCGCCGAGGAGCACAAGGCCACAGGCAGAGAAAGCTAGGAGAGCTGTTAGGAAGTAA
- the LOC120624110 gene encoding retinal rod rhodopsin-sensitive cGMP 3',5'-cyclic phosphodiesterase subunit delta, translated as MSELMPADEPEQDRIRSVLSGFQINHMNLRDVDTGKILWQHNEDMSNPDVEHEARVPKRILKCRVVSREMNFSSIEPMEKFRLEQKVLFKGRCLEEWFFEFGYVIPNSTNTWQSIIESAPESQMMPANVLNGNVVIETKFFDGDLLITTSRVRLFYV; from the exons ATGTCGGAGCTCATGCCAGCAGATGAGCCCGAACAGGATCGAATCAGATCAGTCCTCAGCGGTTTTCAAAT CAACCATATGAATTTGCGAGATGTAGACACag GTAAAATTCTTTGGCAGCACAATGAAGATATGTCAAATCCAGATGTAGAGCATGAGGCAAGGGTACCCAAACGCATACTCAAGTGTCGCGTTGTCTCTCGTGAGATGAACTTTAGCTCTATAGAGCCTATGGAAAAGTTTAGGTTGGAACAG AAAGTACTATTCAAAGGAAGATGCCTGGAGGAATGGTTCTTCGAGTTTGGCTATGTAATTCCAAATTCCACCAACACCTGGCAGTCAATCATAGAGTCTGCACCTGAATCACAGATGATGCCTGCTAATGTACTAAA tggcAATGTCGTGATCGAAACAAAATTCTTCGACGGAGATCTGCTGATAACGACCTCGCGTGTCAGACTGTTTtacgtttaa